TGCCAGTACAATTTGGTCACCGCTCCGGCAACAACAGCAAAATCCGCCGTTGCAAAGGAGCCTTCCTACGACGAATGCTGGAGAGTGATGACGGCAGGACATGGTCCTTTCCTGAATCGGTCGGATATCGGAATGGATGTCCTCTGGCCCAGTTCAGGTCCTCTCGTGTTTTATGGGGATACACTAGCCGGCGCACAAGCCTCGGCCTTTGTCATGGATGTGCTTGGAACCTCCCCTCCAGGCACCGGCCTTGATCTGTCCGTCACCGGAAGCCGCGCTATTCCAAGCGGATCCTTCCGGCTGAAACCGAATGGGACGGTGTTTGGAGTACCCGCGACACTGGTCGACCTAACCGTTCACTACCACGACCCGCTCACATCTCCGATTGCGTACGGGCCGGGCACCGTTCACTGGACCAGCACCATCAAGCGCGAACGCCGCGCCATCAAATCCATTACCACGCAATGGGTCGTGCTCAGCGGACTCCGGTCACATGGGTTTCCACGCGACACAGCCGTGGTGCATCTTCTCGTAGACACAAAGGCTGAGCCTCCAAGCACGGTCCCCGAACGCATCCCGTTCATCACCGAGCGAAGCCGCGCCCTTGCCGACTCCATCATCTGGTGGAGCCCGAACGATCAACCGGGCACATTGACTGCGGCGGCGGCCCGCGCTGCCTCGTTCCCCGAGCTGCGTGACCGCGTCGCCCTCCTCAATCGCATTCTCCTCATTGACCCACAACAGACGGAAGCCCTCACCGTCTTAGCCAAGAATCTCTATGCGGCTCTGCTGCAGGACGCGACCCGAAGCCACAAGCTCCTCGTCAAGGATCCCGCACTCGCCCAAATGCTCAACGAGTTTTATTGGACGATCGCCGCCGCGTCGGACCGCCTTGATCTCTCGTTGGGGATGGAAGTCGGTGGGTTTTCGCAACCGACTTCTGCAGATCTGCTGTACCGGCTATTGCCGGCACTGCAAACTCTCGCACGCACCCATCCTGAGCAGTTGGAGAACCGATTTCGGCTTGGGATGGCCTATCGTTGGAACAACGATCAGGTGCCGATGATTGAAACATTCGAAGCCTTGGCCAATGAGATTCCGTCCGACCGACAGACTCCCAAGGCTGAAGCCCTGCTACAACTGGCCTGGTCCCGCATCAACAAAGTGGCCTGGAATCGGATCTTGCATGACCAGGACAGTATCCGCGCCTATGACGCTGCGAAGGCGTCGCTGGAACTCGCGGAACGGCCGCTCGACAAGTTTCTCGCCGAATACGCCATGGCCTACAGCATGATCTTCCTGCCGAACTATGGAGATAAAGAACAGATGCTCCACCATCTGACCGAGGCCAAACGCTGGTTCGATGAGATCCCCGGAAAGGACGACGAAGTCTGGCAGTATTTTCTCCACAGAGAATTGCTGAAGGCCGTACTCGACGCCGATCCGATGTTTCAATCCATCCTGGCAGCCACTGAAAAGCCCTCGCATTAATCTCTTCATCGCCGCTGAATGATATGCACAGCGGTCGGTCAGATCTCTCCACGCTGAACGCCTCTCGTTTGGAGAGAATAGCCCCGATAGTGGGTTCTCGTGCAAGGAGCGGTCATCCATCATTCCGCTCCTCTATTCCGTTGACGTGAGAGCCTAATCGCGTATTGACCGAACAAGGGACATAGATGAATTGGTTGACCTCACCAGGTATAGTAGCCAGAAATTTCGAGACTGAAAAATTCAACGGCGGCTGGCGACTGATTGTAGCGGCTCGCTGCTAACTCGACCTATTGGAGAACACAGCATTCCAGAGCCATGAACGCCAAGGATTGGGTGGGGCTCATTGAAGAAGTGTATCGGCTTGAAGAGGACGACGACAGCTGGCTGAACCGTCTACTGGAACACGCCGCTCCTCTATCGAAGCGAGGATTCTGGCCCACCATCGGCACCTATCGCTATACCCCAAGCAACCTAGAGCTTGAACGGTCGGCCGCACTGGGGCCGACGCACGCACGCGACATTCTTGCAGCCAGTATGCAGGTGCACACTCCGGCGGTCAGCCACTTTTTCCGCAGCGGGCCGGCCGTGACATCACTCAGCGAAGCGCTGTACACACGTGAGCCAGATCTTGCGGCGGTTGTTCAGCAGATTACGAACGGTGTGGTCCTCGATAAGATCGCAATCAAGGGGCTGACAGGCCAAGGCAGCGCGCTCATCCTGTGTTGGTTGTTTTCAGAACGAATCGTACCGACCGTGCAGGAGCGCCACCGTTGGCAATGTGTGGCGAGCCATCTGGGTGCCGGACTCCGGCTGCGCGAGTTCGCACAGACGTTGGATCTCGACTCTCCGTCCGTGGAGGCCATTTTCGATGGATCCGGAAAACTCCACGAAGCCCGTAAGGGCGCGGAACGTCCGTCCGCACGTGTATCATTGCGTAAGTCTGTCCGCCGCCTTGAACAGCTCAGAACCCATCACGGCCGGCGTGACCCGGATCAGGCGTTAGCGGCCTGGGAGGGACTCGTCCATGGTCGCTGGTCGCTCGTTGATCACTTTGATTCCGATGGACGCCGCTTTGTCCTTGCAATCAAGAATGATCCCCGGTTTCCCGATCCGCGTGGCCTTACCCCGCGCGAACGCCAAGTTGCCGAATTCATCGGTCAAGGGCACAGCTGCAAGGAGATCAGTTATATGCTGGGGATCTCAGCGTCCGCCGTGACGAACTGCACGACGCGCGCAGTTCGCAAACTGGGTTTATCATCGCTCACAGAGCTCGCGGCATTTTTTTCACCGAACGGACCACGAGCCACGCTGGCGGAATATGGAGTGCATGAGAATACATTGCTGATCGGCACCTATCCGTTCCTTCCTGCCGGTCAGGTTGCGAACCTTACTGACGCCGAACGAGAAGTACTTGCCGCGTTGTTGATGGGCTCCACGAACCGTCACATTGCACAGCGCCGTAACTGCAGCGAACATACCGTGGCGAATCAGGTGCAGTCCATTTTTCGCAAAGTCGGTGTGCATTCGCGGAGCGAGCTGCCTGTACGATTGCAACGCGACGCGTGAGACCAGCCCAGCACCTTGAATCTGCTTATAGGCTGTACGTGTAAAATTAACTATAGCGTCTCCTCACGTCTCCTTCTATTCTCGCCACCATGACAGCCGCGACAGATCCCGTGGCCTTTCCTGTTACATCTAGGGAAGAACTGATTACTGCATGGAAGGAGAGATCTACTCCTGAACCGACTATGGGAAACCATGGTATTCAGACGGCGCAATAGAAACTACGAGCCTGTGCCACACGCTCCAGCCACGGAAGCGAGCTTCATTGGGCTAATTCTGATCATGACGGAGCCTGACCTATCGGAAGTGTATTCTTCATTCTTCGACAGCCTATCGCGTATCTAAATAGATACACGACTGTATCTCATAGGACGGGCATCATCGTGATCGCATGTTCCAACTCAAGGAGACATGGGCCGTTTTCATAGTGCAACTTGAGGAATACTTTTTGCTGATTCGGCCTACAGCGGAGCGATTCCTGAATTGATCGCTTTGAAAACACGTGAGACAAAGCATGTGGTCAATGATCACCCACTATCGAGGAGGTGCTTGTGATGACACCAATCCGGAGAACATTCTCATTCTTGTCTTTCAGTCTAGTCATATCACTCGGAAGTCTCGTCGGTAATACCGAAGAGATGTGGGCTCAGCCCTCTGATCTGCAGTCAGCGTCTACCACTATCAAAGCTCAGGTTGAAGAGACGTTACGGGAACATCCTGACCTGATCCTTCGTGCATTGGAACATGATCCTGTAGTTCTCGCTGATCTCGTGGAACGTGGAACCGAGATTCGAAAAACGAAGGTTGAAGAATCCCGATGGCGGGCCGAGCTGGCAAATCCCAAAGTTCCTCACGTGGCGACTGATCGGCCGATGCGAGGGACCCGCCAAGCGCCCGTGACGATCGTTGAATATAGCGATTTCGAATGCCCGTACTGCAGAGCGGTGTCGCCCGCCATACAGGACGTGCTTTCTACATATGCGGACCAGGTTCGTTTCGTCTACAAGCACAACCCGTTGAGCTTTCACGCCACGGCTGAACCAGCCGCACGATATTTTGAGGCGATCTCGCTACAGAACGAAGAGGAGGCTTGGCGATTCCATGACCTCATGTTCCAGCAGCAACGGAACTTGTCTCGCGGCGTCGAAGCCGTGCAGGAAATTGCCGCAACACTGGATGTCGACCATGCGCAGCTCGAACGCGATTTACAGAGCGACGCAGTGGCGCAACGTATCGCAGCTGATCGAGCGGAAGCTGAACGGTTCGGCTTCGACGGCACACCCGCGTTTCTCATTAACGGCATCTCATTGATCGGCAACCATCCGAAACGAGATTTCGACCGTATTATCGGCAACCTGCTGCAGAAACCACAGGCAATGGCACACTGAGGAGTGAAGGTGACGCGGATTGGCTATAAGGCAAGCTGCGATGGAAAGGAACTCGCAATGAAGATCATATCCATTGTTCTCTTGCTCGCATTAACTTCAGGCTTCGCATCGGCAGCGGACAATTTTGACGAGTTTCGCCTCAACCTACATTTCGTGAACGGGACGAAAGACACAAGCAATGAAGACTTGGAAGTTCGTCGTATCCGATCGTGGATTGAAGAAGCGGAGAGGCAATATGCGACGAAACCGCGGCTAACAATCACCTATACCATTGAGCGGAAGACCACCGTGGCCGGCCGAAACCTCTCCAGTCTTGCCTTTAACGGAATGGCAGAGTTCAACAAATTCATGGATGAACACTTTGACAATCAAGCCAGGACGGAAACGGAGGGACATCTCACCTTGCTTGTGGGTAACACATTGTGCTGGAACGACCTACTCGGCAAACAGAAGTGTTGGGGTGGCTGGGCAAACTTTCCACATGACGTCAACCCCTTCAACCGCAAGAAGGGGATTTGGCTGAGCGAGGGTAGCGATAAATATCTCTTAACGCATGAACTGGGACACTTCTTCAGCCTCAAACATACTTTCGAGCCCTATATTGGCTTCAACAAGCAATGCAACAAGGATTTTGCCAACAAGAATGTCTTCAATCCCGACTTAGGCCATTGCAATTCGTGTAATGGAAGGATCGCCGTACGTGATCGTAGCAACG
The Candidatus Nitrospira nitrosa DNA segment above includes these coding regions:
- a CDS encoding tetratricopeptide repeat protein; translated protein: MTKTYFRGLLLLSGLLTAVELNVPETASAASKAPRTTAKHKAVQTTAIDTALRYATALANGDKIGAGQLDFACQYNLVTAPATTAKSAVAKEPSYDECWRVMTAGHGPFLNRSDIGMDVLWPSSGPLVFYGDTLAGAQASAFVMDVLGTSPPGTGLDLSVTGSRAIPSGSFRLKPNGTVFGVPATLVDLTVHYHDPLTSPIAYGPGTVHWTSTIKRERRAIKSITTQWVVLSGLRSHGFPRDTAVVHLLVDTKAEPPSTVPERIPFITERSRALADSIIWWSPNDQPGTLTAAAARAASFPELRDRVALLNRILLIDPQQTEALTVLAKNLYAALLQDATRSHKLLVKDPALAQMLNEFYWTIAAASDRLDLSLGMEVGGFSQPTSADLLYRLLPALQTLARTHPEQLENRFRLGMAYRWNNDQVPMIETFEALANEIPSDRQTPKAEALLQLAWSRINKVAWNRILHDQDSIRAYDAAKASLELAERPLDKFLAEYAMAYSMIFLPNYGDKEQMLHHLTEAKRWFDEIPGKDDEVWQYFLHRELLKAVLDADPMFQSILAATEKPSH
- a CDS encoding helix-turn-helix domain-containing protein, with amino-acid sequence MNAKDWVGLIEEVYRLEEDDDSWLNRLLEHAAPLSKRGFWPTIGTYRYTPSNLELERSAALGPTHARDILAASMQVHTPAVSHFFRSGPAVTSLSEALYTREPDLAAVVQQITNGVVLDKIAIKGLTGQGSALILCWLFSERIVPTVQERHRWQCVASHLGAGLRLREFAQTLDLDSPSVEAIFDGSGKLHEARKGAERPSARVSLRKSVRRLEQLRTHHGRRDPDQALAAWEGLVHGRWSLVDHFDSDGRRFVLAIKNDPRFPDPRGLTPRERQVAEFIGQGHSCKEISYMLGISASAVTNCTTRAVRKLGLSSLTELAAFFSPNGPRATLAEYGVHENTLLIGTYPFLPAGQVANLTDAEREVLAALLMGSTNRHIAQRRNCSEHTVANQVQSIFRKVGVHSRSELPVRLQRDA
- a CDS encoding DsbA family protein, with the protein product MTPIRRTFSFLSFSLVISLGSLVGNTEEMWAQPSDLQSASTTIKAQVEETLREHPDLILRALEHDPVVLADLVERGTEIRKTKVEESRWRAELANPKVPHVATDRPMRGTRQAPVTIVEYSDFECPYCRAVSPAIQDVLSTYADQVRFVYKHNPLSFHATAEPAARYFEAISLQNEEEAWRFHDLMFQQQRNLSRGVEAVQEIAATLDVDHAQLERDLQSDAVAQRIAADRAEAERFGFDGTPAFLINGISLIGNHPKRDFDRIIGNLLQKPQAMAH